A window from Danio aesculapii chromosome 6, fDanAes4.1, whole genome shotgun sequence encodes these proteins:
- the tubb1 gene encoding tubulin beta-1 chain: MREIVHLQIGQCGNQIGSKFWEVISDEHGINRVGAYEGDMDLQLERVNVYFNEAHGGKYVPRALLVDLEPGTMDSVRGSQIGQLFRPDNFIHGNSGAGNNWAKGHYTEGAELVEQVVDRVRNEAESCDCMQGFQFVHSLGGGTGSGMGTLIINKIREEYPDRIMNSFSVMPSPKVSDTVVEPYNATLSIHQLIENTDETYCIDNEALYDICFRTLKLTTPTYGDLNHLVSLTMSGVTTSLRFPGQLNADLRKLAVNMVPFPRLHFFMPGFAPLTARGSQQYRALTVPELTQQMFDARNMMTACDPRRGRYLTVAGIFRGRMSTKEVDEQMLAIQQKNSNYFVDWIPHNVKVAVCDIPPRGLKMASTFIGNNTAIQEIFKRIGEQFALMFRRKAFLHWYTGEGMDELEFSEAESNLNDLVSEYQQYQDATADMDYEGDEEVMEEESSIAHSTRVEIKTEVVTETSVSE, translated from the exons ATGCGCGAGATTGTTCATCTACAGATTGGACAGTGTGGGAATCAGATCGGCTCAAAG ttTTGGGAGGTGATCAGTGACGAACATGGTATTAACAGAGTGGGAGCATATGAGGGCGATATGGACCTTCAGCTGGAGAGAGTCAATGTTTACTTCAATGAAGCTCATG GTGGAAAATATGTTCCAAGAGCACTGTTAGTGGACCTGGAGCCGGGCACTATGGACAGCGTGAGGGGCAGTCAAATCGGACAACTCTTCAGACCTGATAATTTTATACATG GCAATTCTGGAGCTGGCAATAACTGGGCCAAAGGTCACTACACCGAGGGCGCAGAGCTTGTGGAACAGGTCGTGGATCGTGTCCGGAATGAAGCTGAGAGCTGCGACTGCATGCAAGGCTTCCAGTTTGTCCACTCATTAGGTGGCGGCACTGGCTCAGGAATGGGTACCCTGATTATCAATAAGATCCGAGAAGAATATCCTGATCGCATCATGAATAGCTTCAGTGTAATGCCCTCGCCGAAGGTTTCCGATACAGTAGTAGAGCCATATAACGCAACCCTATCCATTCACCAACTGATCGAGAACACAGATGAGACGTATTGTATCGATAACGAAGCATTGTACGATATTTGCTTTCGCACTCTAAAGCTCACAACGCCAACCTACGGAGATCTCAACCACCTCGTATCTCTCACCATGAGCGGGGTCACGACCTCCCTTCGCTTCCCAGGCCAACTTAACGCTGACCTTCGGAAGTTAGCTGTCAATATGGTGCCCTTCCCACGTCTTCATTTCTTCATGCCTGGTTTCGCTCCTCTGACAGCACGTGGTAGCCAACAATACCGAGCCCTAACCGTGCCCGAACTCACCCAGCAGATGTTTGACGCCCGTAACATGATGACCGCATGTGATCCCCGTCGAGGACGATATCTAACCGTTGCAGGCATTTTCCGCGGTCGGATGTCCACTAAAGAAGTCGACGAACAAATGCTCGCCATTCAgcaaaaaaacagcaattatttcGTAGATTGGATTCCTCATAACGTCAAAGTGGCCGTTTGCGACATCCCTCCACGAGGGCTCAAAATGGCCTCCACCTTTATCGGAAACAACACCGCCATCCAGGAGATTTTCAAGCGCATTGGAGAGCAGTTTGCCCTGATGTTTCGACGCAAGGCTTTTCTGCATTGGTACACAGGTGAAGGCATGGATGAGCTGGAGTTCAGTGAGGCAGAGAGCAACCTGAACGATCTGGTGTCAGAATACCAGCAGTATCAGGACGCCACCGCCGATATGGATTATGAAGGAGACGAGGAGGTGATGGAGGAAGAGTCTTCAATAGCGCACAGCACTCGAGTGGAGATTAAGACTGAAGTGGTCACTGAAACTTCGGTCAGCGAATGA